A genomic window from Aurantimicrobium photophilum includes:
- a CDS encoding pyruvate carboxylase — protein sequence MFKKILVANRGEIAIRAFRAAVELGAKTVAVFPEEDRSSLHRQKADEAYQIGEPGHPVRAYLDVAEIIRVAKLSGADAIYPGYGFLSENPELAQAAADNGITFIGPPARVLEMAGNKVTAKDHAIAAGVPVLKSTQATTDIDHLLAEAAEIGFPIFAKAVAGGGGRGMRRVETMDELRPALEAAMREAESAFGDGRMFLEQAVLRPRHIEVQILADSQGETIHLFERDCSVQRRHQKVVEIAPAPNISDELRAALHRDAVAFARSIGYQNAGTVEFLVDTAGERAGQHVFIEMNPRIQVEHTVTEEVTDVDLVQSQMRIAAGESLDDLGLHQESVHVRGFALQCRITTEDPSQGFRPDTGKITTYRSPGGAGIRLDGGTVSPGSQISPHFDSMLVKLTCRGRTYTAAVDRSRRALAEFRIRGVSTNIPFLQGVLDDEQFKAGDLSTSFIDERPHLLTGRESKDRGTKILNWVTDVTVNKPNGPRPAGADPKAKLPRIDLSTPAPAGSRQALLELGPKRFAEALRQQKAVAVTETTFRDAHQSLLATRVRTKDLVNVAPYVARMTPQLLSVEAWGGATYDVALRFLGEDPWDRLAKLREALPNVAIQMLLRGRNTVGYTPYPEEVTKAFIQEAAATGVDIFRIFDALNDVNQMRPAIEAVLETGTTIAEVAVCYTGNLLDPAEDKYTLDYYLSLADEIVAAGAHILAIKDMAGLLRPAAAAKLVTAFRERFDLPVHVHTHDTAGGQLATLLAAAAAGADAVDVASAPMSGTTSQPSASALVAALANTERDTGLNLDNVCDLEPYWEAVRNIYKPFESGLPAPTGRVYHHEIPGGQLSNLRQQAIALGLADDFELVEDMYAAANKILGRVPKVTPSSKVVGDLALHLAAVKADPADFEANPQKYDIPDSVIGFMAGELGDIPGGWPEPFRSKVLEGKSINIQVAPLSEEDHAGLAGGSASRRSTLNRLLFPVPTKAFEQVRETYGDVSVLDTVDYLYGLESGSEHIVDLGRGVRLYVGLEAIGGVDPKGMRTVMTTLNGQLRPVFVRDRSVEISTKSAEKADLTEAGHVAAPFAGVVTVKVEVGQTVAAGDPVASIEAMKMEAAITATITGRVERVSFQKSQQVEAGDLIVVITPITPAN from the coding sequence ATGTTCAAGAAAATCCTGGTTGCAAACCGTGGCGAAATCGCCATCCGTGCCTTTCGCGCGGCTGTAGAGCTCGGAGCCAAGACAGTTGCTGTTTTCCCAGAGGAAGACCGCAGTTCTTTGCACCGCCAGAAGGCGGATGAGGCTTACCAGATCGGTGAACCAGGTCACCCCGTTCGTGCTTACTTGGACGTTGCCGAGATCATTCGTGTGGCCAAGCTCTCCGGCGCCGACGCTATTTACCCTGGTTACGGTTTCTTGTCTGAAAACCCTGAACTAGCCCAGGCCGCAGCAGACAACGGCATCACCTTCATTGGTCCTCCCGCCCGCGTATTGGAAATGGCCGGAAATAAGGTCACCGCGAAGGACCATGCAATCGCAGCGGGTGTTCCTGTTCTTAAGTCCACTCAGGCCACCACAGATATTGATCACCTTTTGGCAGAAGCTGCTGAAATTGGTTTTCCCATCTTCGCTAAGGCTGTTGCCGGCGGTGGTGGACGCGGTATGCGTCGCGTGGAGACCATGGACGAGCTTCGTCCAGCCCTCGAAGCCGCCATGCGTGAAGCAGAAAGTGCTTTCGGCGATGGTCGGATGTTCCTCGAGCAGGCTGTCCTTCGCCCACGTCACATTGAAGTTCAGATTCTGGCCGACAGCCAAGGTGAGACCATTCACCTGTTCGAGCGTGACTGCTCCGTGCAGCGTCGCCATCAGAAGGTTGTGGAGATTGCTCCTGCTCCCAACATCTCGGACGAGCTGCGTGCAGCTCTGCACCGCGATGCTGTGGCTTTCGCTCGCTCCATTGGCTACCAGAACGCAGGAACCGTAGAGTTCCTCGTTGATACCGCAGGTGAACGTGCTGGTCAGCACGTCTTCATTGAGATGAACCCGCGTATTCAGGTTGAGCACACCGTGACTGAAGAGGTCACCGATGTTGACCTCGTACAGTCACAGATGCGCATTGCAGCGGGGGAGTCGCTCGACGACCTCGGTCTGCACCAGGAGAGCGTCCACGTTCGTGGCTTCGCGCTTCAATGCCGCATCACCACTGAAGATCCTTCGCAGGGCTTCCGCCCCGACACGGGCAAGATCACCACTTACCGTTCACCTGGCGGTGCTGGTATCCGCCTCGATGGTGGAACAGTCAGTCCTGGTTCGCAGATTAGCCCTCACTTTGACTCCATGCTGGTGAAGCTCACCTGCCGCGGTCGTACCTACACCGCTGCCGTGGACCGCTCACGCCGCGCACTTGCTGAATTCCGTATCCGTGGCGTTTCCACCAACATTCCGTTCCTGCAGGGAGTTCTGGACGACGAACAGTTCAAGGCCGGAGATCTCTCCACCAGCTTCATCGATGAGCGTCCCCACCTGCTCACCGGTCGTGAGTCTAAGGACCGCGGTACCAAGATCCTTAACTGGGTCACTGACGTCACCGTCAACAAGCCCAACGGTCCTCGCCCAGCTGGTGCTGACCCCAAGGCCAAGCTTCCTCGTATTGACCTGAGCACTCCTGCTCCTGCAGGTAGCCGTCAGGCACTGCTGGAACTCGGCCCCAAGAGATTCGCTGAAGCTCTGCGTCAGCAGAAGGCCGTTGCTGTTACCGAGACCACTTTCCGTGACGCTCACCAGTCACTTCTTGCTACGCGCGTTCGCACCAAGGACCTCGTCAATGTGGCTCCTTATGTAGCACGCATGACTCCTCAGCTCCTCTCGGTTGAAGCATGGGGTGGAGCAACGTACGACGTTGCACTGCGCTTCCTCGGAGAAGACCCCTGGGACCGTCTAGCCAAGTTGCGTGAAGCACTGCCCAACGTCGCCATCCAGATGCTGCTGCGTGGTCGTAACACTGTGGGCTACACCCCATACCCAGAAGAAGTCACCAAGGCATTCATTCAAGAAGCTGCCGCAACCGGCGTTGACATCTTCCGAATCTTTGATGCGCTCAACGATGTCAACCAGATGCGTCCCGCTATCGAAGCTGTGCTGGAAACCGGCACCACTATTGCTGAAGTAGCTGTTTGCTACACCGGTAACTTGCTGGATCCTGCCGAGGACAAGTACACCCTGGACTACTACCTCTCTCTCGCAGATGAGATTGTGGCAGCTGGTGCACACATCCTGGCCATCAAGGACATGGCAGGTCTGCTGCGTCCCGCAGCTGCTGCCAAGCTCGTTACTGCTTTCCGTGAGCGCTTTGACCTTCCCGTTCACGTCCATACCCACGACACTGCTGGTGGTCAGCTGGCAACACTACTTGCTGCCGCTGCTGCTGGCGCGGATGCTGTCGATGTTGCTTCGGCTCCGATGTCAGGCACCACCAGCCAGCCCAGTGCTTCTGCTCTAGTTGCCGCCTTGGCCAACACCGAGCGCGACACCGGTTTGAACTTGGATAACGTGTGCGACCTCGAGCCCTACTGGGAAGCAGTTCGTAACATCTACAAGCCTTTTGAATCAGGTCTGCCTGCACCAACTGGTCGTGTTTATCACCACGAAATCCCCGGTGGCCAGCTCTCTAACTTGCGACAGCAGGCAATTGCGCTGGGCCTCGCCGATGATTTCGAGTTGGTTGAAGACATGTATGCCGCGGCAAACAAGATCCTGGGCCGCGTTCCCAAGGTGACGCCATCTTCGAAGGTTGTTGGAGATCTCGCTCTTCACCTGGCAGCAGTCAAGGCAGATCCAGCTGACTTCGAGGCCAACCCTCAGAAGTATGACATCCCTGACTCGGTCATCGGATTTATGGCAGGTGAACTGGGAGATATCCCAGGTGGCTGGCCTGAACCATTCCGAAGCAAGGTGCTTGAGGGTAAGTCCATCAACATTCAGGTTGCACCACTTTCTGAAGAAGATCACGCAGGTTTGGCTGGGGGATCGGCTTCACGTCGTTCAACTCTGAACCGCCTGCTGTTCCCTGTTCCCACTAAGGCATTTGAGCAGGTGCGTGAAACATACGGCGACGTTTCTGTTCTTGACACCGTGGACTACCTCTACGGCCTTGAATCAGGCAGTGAGCACATCGTTGACCTTGGTCGTGGTGTTCGCCTTTACGTGGGTCTTGAAGCCATTGGTGGAGTAGATCCCAAGGGTATGCGAACTGTTATGACGACGTTGAACGGTCAGTTGCGTCCCGTCTTCGTGCGTGACCGCTCGGTTGAAATCAGCACCAAGAGTGCGGAGAAGGCAGACCTCACTGAGGCCGGTCACGTCGCAGCACCTTTCGCTGGTGTCGTTACGGTCAAGGTTGAAGTTGGTCAGACTGTAGCTGCTGGAGATCCTGTCGCTTCGATTGAAGCGATGAAGATGGAAGCCGCAATTACCGCAACAATTACCGGCCGCGTTGAACGTGTTTCTTTCCAGAAGTCTCAGCAGGTTGAAGCAGGTGACCTCATCGTGGTCATCACGCCAATTACCCCAGCTAACTAG
- a CDS encoding ParA family protein — protein MHVVSISSLKGGVGKTTVTLGLASAAFAANLRTLVVDFDPQSDVSTGLGVDTRDHLNVADVLANPKLKTVRQAIAPAGWSAPGHAPIDVMIGSPSAVNFDGPHPTAREVWRLEEALATVEDEYDLVLIDCAPSLNALTRTAWAASDRVVVVTEPGLFSVAAADRALRAIEEVRRGLSPRLQPLGLIINRVRAQSLEHQFRIQELRDMFGPLVLQPQLPERTSLQQAQGAARPVHAWPGEAAADMARNFDQLLNRISRAGKIGEYAPKS, from the coding sequence ATGCACGTCGTCAGTATTAGTTCCCTGAAGGGTGGCGTTGGTAAAACAACGGTCACCCTCGGTTTGGCATCCGCTGCGTTCGCCGCCAATTTGCGCACACTTGTGGTCGATTTTGACCCCCAGTCCGATGTTTCAACCGGTCTAGGCGTGGACACTCGTGATCACCTCAACGTTGCAGACGTATTGGCAAACCCCAAGCTCAAAACAGTTCGTCAGGCTATTGCTCCTGCCGGATGGTCAGCGCCGGGACACGCTCCCATCGACGTCATGATTGGTAGCCCTTCAGCGGTCAACTTTGATGGCCCCCACCCCACAGCACGCGAGGTATGGCGTCTAGAAGAGGCTCTGGCGACCGTGGAAGACGAATATGACCTCGTCCTCATCGACTGCGCTCCTAGCCTCAATGCCCTCACCAGAACGGCTTGGGCAGCTTCTGACCGCGTTGTCGTAGTCACTGAGCCCGGTTTGTTCTCTGTTGCTGCTGCTGACCGAGCTCTTCGTGCGATTGAAGAAGTACGTCGCGGCCTGAGCCCACGTCTTCAGCCGCTGGGTTTGATCATCAACCGTGTGCGTGCCCAGTCACTTGAGCACCAGTTCCGCATTCAGGAACTACGCGACATGTTTGGCCCTCTCGTTCTTCAGCCTCAGCTGCCAGAACGCACCTCGCTGCAACAAGCTCAGGGTGCAGCACGTCCCGTCCACGCCTGGCCTGGTGAAGCAGCAGCAGACATGGCTCGTAACTTCGATCAGTTGCTCAACCGCATTTCACGCGCGGGCAAGATTGGCGAATACGCCCCCAAGTCCTAA
- a CDS encoding MerR family transcriptional regulator yields MNELNRSDDARYELDVLFSDGMPERDENAGYRGAEAAKAAGITYRQLDYWARTELVVPTVRDASGSGSQRLYGFRDILVLKLVKRLLDTGISLQQIRAAVDQLRSAGIYDLAQTTLMSDGASIYLCTTNDEVIDLVSRGQGVFGIAIGKVLREVETSLVEITSAATDAADELAARRARKVG; encoded by the coding sequence ATGAACGAACTGAACCGCAGCGACGATGCTCGCTACGAGCTTGATGTCCTGTTCAGCGACGGCATGCCCGAACGTGATGAGAACGCTGGTTACCGTGGTGCTGAGGCAGCAAAGGCTGCCGGTATTACCTACCGTCAGCTCGACTACTGGGCTCGCACTGAACTCGTCGTTCCCACCGTGCGTGATGCATCCGGTTCGGGTTCACAGCGCCTCTACGGCTTCCGTGACATCTTGGTTCTCAAGCTGGTTAAGCGTCTCCTCGACACCGGCATTTCTCTCCAGCAGATACGTGCGGCTGTAGACCAGCTCCGTTCTGCCGGTATTTATGACCTGGCTCAGACCACGCTGATGAGTGATGGTGCGAGCATCTACCTCTGCACCACCAATGACGAAGTTATTGACCTCGTCAGCCGCGGTCAGGGCGTATTCGGTATTGCTATTGGCAAGGTTCTGCGCGAAGTTGAGACCAGCCTGGTTGAGATCACTTCTGCAGCAACCGATGCAGCAGATGAGCTTGCTGCTCGTCGTGCCCGCAAGGTTGGCTAA
- a CDS encoding MerR family transcriptional regulator, producing the protein MATAARKAPATRGLLSIGQVLAKVSPDFPDLTPSKLRFLEEQGLITPERTPSGYRKFSVEHVDRLRLILTMQRDHYLPLKVIRTHLDEIDAGNTPALPNAQSLSADSLLSAPTRYTREEFVRACGASMNLLQDAVSAGMLEPADSYSEEHIVVFTALVELQRSGIEPRHLRTMRAAAEREYSLIERALVPVSHRQDAASQARSIERAHEISRHIEIVRSQMLRQVITQQSR; encoded by the coding sequence ATGGCAACAGCAGCACGTAAAGCACCCGCAACCCGCGGCCTGCTCAGCATCGGTCAAGTTCTGGCCAAGGTTTCTCCCGATTTCCCCGACCTCACTCCCTCGAAGCTTCGCTTCTTGGAAGAGCAGGGTCTCATCACTCCCGAGCGCACCCCCTCTGGATACCGCAAGTTCTCGGTTGAGCACGTTGACCGTCTTCGCCTCATCCTCACCATGCAGCGCGATCACTACCTTCCTCTGAAGGTCATTCGCACTCACCTGGATGAGATTGATGCAGGTAATACTCCAGCTCTTCCCAATGCACAGAGCCTGTCCGCAGATTCACTTCTTTCTGCTCCTACGCGGTACACCCGTGAAGAATTTGTTCGTGCGTGTGGTGCCAGCATGAATCTGCTTCAAGACGCCGTTTCTGCGGGAATGCTTGAGCCAGCAGATTCTTACAGCGAAGAACACATTGTGGTCTTCACTGCTTTGGTTGAACTTCAGCGCTCCGGCATCGAGCCACGCCACCTGCGCACTATGCGTGCAGCCGCTGAGCGCGAGTACTCTCTGATTGAACGTGCACTGGTTCCTGTGAGCCACCGTCAGGATGCAGCGAGCCAGGCTCGCTCCATTGAGCGTGCTCACGAGATTTCTCGTCACATCGAGATCGTGCGTTCTCAGATGCTGCGCCAAGTAATTACTCAGCAATCTCGATAA
- a CDS encoding FHA domain-containing protein, which translates to MSTNVVKYERGKVNVSLNGDDATQVPSSTPGPDQTATFSQSFIDQVKALEAVDVTPEEQEAIASLPSGSALLIVRRGPSQGARFLLDVDVTTCGRHPDSDIFLDDVTVSRRHAEFRRNGAEFEVRDLASLNGTYYEGERVERHALTDGDEVQVGKFHLTFFASRVDLARGVSA; encoded by the coding sequence ATGTCCACTAATGTGGTGAAGTACGAAAGGGGAAAAGTGAACGTTTCACTCAATGGCGATGACGCCACACAGGTCCCCTCTTCGACCCCCGGACCAGATCAAACTGCCACTTTCTCGCAGTCATTTATTGATCAGGTCAAAGCTTTAGAAGCAGTCGACGTCACTCCGGAAGAGCAGGAAGCTATTGCTTCCCTTCCCAGTGGTAGTGCACTTCTGATTGTTCGACGTGGCCCCAGCCAGGGAGCACGCTTCCTTCTGGATGTGGACGTGACCACCTGTGGTCGCCACCCCGACTCTGACATTTTCTTGGATGACGTGACGGTCTCTCGTCGTCACGCGGAGTTCCGTCGAAACGGAGCTGAATTTGAAGTGCGCGATCTCGCATCGCTGAACGGAACCTATTACGAAGGAGAGCGCGTGGAACGCCATGCTTTGACAGATGGTGATGAAGTTCAGGTGGGTAAGTTCCACCTCACTTTCTTTGCGTCCCGCGTTGACCTGGCTCGAGGTGTTTCGGCGTAA
- a CDS encoding DEAD/DEAH box helicase — translation MSEKTFSTLGVPAPLVAALTAAGIDSPFPIQVDTLPDTLSGRDVLGRGKTGSGKTLAFSIPMVARLGGALAGGRRRPGRPLGLVLAPTRELATQITNTMVPLADAYDLRVTTIFGGISQARQVAALKAGVDIVVATPGRLEDLMKQGFLHLDAIEITVLDEADHMADLGFLPIVTKILKATPTGGQRLLFSATLDNGVDKLVNQFLHNEVLHSVDEANSPVAAMTHHVFETSGNDAKKDLVYKLASGTGRRILFMRTKHHAKKLAKALTDAGIPAVDLHGNLSQPQRDRNLAAFGEGNVKVLVATDVAARGVHVDNVELVIHVDPPMEHKAYLHRSGRTARAGAEGDVVTICLPTQQKDLASLLKKADIQVQPQKVNANSPEVLELVGEIAPYVKPAPREVKPQGGGGNSTGKNAQRKRALREAGAANGRPQRVTREGQPARDRSGRPPANENGTRRTGANKPSTNGGARSYGSAAGGGQRATASASSRPTGAGQRQRSARPQGR, via the coding sequence ATGTCTGAAAAGACTTTTTCCACACTGGGCGTTCCCGCCCCACTAGTTGCAGCACTGACTGCAGCAGGAATTGATTCACCGTTTCCCATTCAGGTTGACACCCTGCCTGACACTCTGTCCGGCCGTGACGTATTAGGTCGTGGAAAAACCGGCTCGGGTAAGACTTTGGCCTTCAGTATTCCCATGGTTGCCCGCCTTGGTGGCGCCCTTGCGGGCGGTCGTCGTCGACCAGGTCGCCCCTTGGGTCTTGTCCTTGCGCCTACTCGTGAACTGGCAACCCAGATCACTAACACCATGGTTCCTCTTGCAGATGCCTACGACCTGCGCGTGACCACCATCTTCGGCGGCATCTCACAGGCACGTCAGGTGGCTGCACTCAAGGCCGGCGTCGACATTGTCGTGGCAACACCTGGTCGCCTCGAGGACCTCATGAAACAGGGTTTCCTCCACCTCGATGCCATCGAGATCACCGTTCTCGATGAAGCAGACCACATGGCTGACCTGGGCTTCCTCCCCATCGTCACCAAGATTCTCAAGGCCACTCCCACCGGCGGTCAGCGTCTGCTCTTCTCCGCAACACTGGACAATGGCGTGGACAAGCTGGTCAACCAGTTCCTTCACAACGAAGTTCTTCATTCGGTTGACGAAGCCAACTCCCCCGTTGCTGCGATGACCCACCATGTATTCGAAACCAGCGGCAACGATGCCAAGAAGGATCTTGTCTACAAGCTTGCTTCGGGCACCGGTCGTCGCATTTTGTTCATGCGCACCAAGCACCATGCTAAGAAGCTGGCCAAGGCACTAACCGATGCAGGTATCCCCGCAGTCGATCTGCACGGCAACTTGTCACAGCCTCAACGCGACCGAAACCTTGCTGCTTTCGGTGAAGGCAACGTCAAGGTGCTCGTCGCTACTGACGTCGCTGCCCGTGGTGTTCACGTGGACAACGTGGAGCTCGTTATTCACGTTGACCCACCCATGGAGCACAAGGCATACCTGCACCGCTCTGGTCGCACGGCCCGTGCCGGCGCAGAGGGTGATGTTGTTACCATCTGCCTACCAACTCAGCAGAAGGATCTTGCCTCTCTACTCAAGAAGGCAGACATCCAGGTTCAGCCGCAAAAGGTGAACGCCAACTCCCCCGAGGTTCTCGAACTCGTTGGTGAAATAGCTCCCTATGTGAAGCCAGCACCCCGCGAAGTAAAGCCTCAAGGCGGTGGCGGAAACTCCACCGGTAAGAATGCCCAGCGCAAGCGTGCACTCCGCGAAGCAGGCGCAGCCAACGGTCGCCCCCAGCGCGTGACCCGCGAAGGCCAGCCCGCCCGTGACCGTTCAGGTCGCCCACCAGCTAATGAGAATGGAACGCGTCGCACCGGCGCAAACAAGCCCAGCACCAATGGCGGAGCACGTTCCTATGGTTCAGCCGCAGGTGGTGGCCAGCGTGCTACTGCTTCTGCAAGTTCACGCCCCACTGGTGCCGGTCAACGTCAACGCAGTGCACGTCCACAGGGACGCTAA
- a CDS encoding LPXTG cell wall anchor domain-containing protein — translation MKSPHLVPLVLAIFLGIVGSISGVTSASANGCINPAAGTISDPYLIQTPANLSCLVNNDSYYWGAGKYFKQTADLDMAQYPWTTGIGTAGFTFEGSFDGQGFSISNLAITSSSGDSLGLFGKVGSATVISDVHLTNASVTVTGSGIAQRVGLLVGFSPGTVEDSSAEGTISITRAGNVHEVGGLVGNSNYGNIDRSTSDVDITITTTNPGVSNNAYIGHTGGLVGFHEGQPLTQSSATGSINLTSYMWIENIGGFAGSIASANVSNSYTTSSVSVSAQSGLSGIGGFAGKIRGATIEKSFTASTLTRSTASGGQNYIGGFVGQLDSMQSSTVRNTTWNSETTGLTGTGFGSNTSGNTITSVVGITTVQNKTFSTFGGTTLLSSAWDIYNGFESTPVKIWGICGGSSFPFLRTATITNPCPVASVNLSSGNVLAGGTLTLSGTGYQSNENIRIELHSNPVILATVQANGSGSFSTSVVIPSNTSAGSHNIVVYALGSSTSTTTIIVVEAALANTGYEQMPLILIATLLLLSGSVLVMRRKSI, via the coding sequence GTGAAATCCCCTCATCTGGTTCCCCTCGTATTAGCTATATTTTTGGGAATCGTCGGTTCGATTTCCGGCGTTACTTCGGCGAGTGCCAACGGATGTATAAATCCCGCAGCAGGAACAATTTCTGATCCATACTTGATTCAAACGCCTGCGAATTTGAGTTGTTTAGTCAATAACGACTCTTATTACTGGGGTGCGGGTAAGTATTTCAAGCAAACTGCTGACCTCGACATGGCTCAGTATCCCTGGACAACGGGCATCGGGACTGCTGGATTTACTTTTGAAGGTTCTTTTGACGGTCAGGGTTTTTCGATCAGCAATCTTGCTATCACAAGCTCTAGCGGTGACTCCCTCGGATTATTTGGAAAAGTCGGTTCGGCAACGGTGATTTCAGATGTTCACCTAACCAACGCAAGCGTGACTGTTACAGGATCTGGAATCGCACAACGAGTCGGTCTACTGGTTGGTTTCTCTCCAGGAACGGTCGAAGACTCGTCTGCAGAGGGAACCATTTCCATAACGCGTGCTGGGAATGTGCATGAAGTAGGTGGATTAGTCGGAAATTCAAACTATGGCAACATCGATAGGTCTACTTCAGACGTGGATATCACTATCACTACAACGAATCCTGGGGTCTCTAATAATGCGTACATTGGCCATACTGGTGGACTCGTAGGGTTTCATGAAGGCCAACCGCTTACGCAGAGTTCAGCAACCGGTTCTATAAATCTCACGTCATATATGTGGATTGAAAACATCGGTGGCTTTGCAGGGAGTATCGCCTCGGCGAACGTATCGAACTCGTATACGACTTCTTCAGTTTCCGTTTCTGCACAATCAGGCTTGTCTGGAATCGGTGGCTTTGCAGGAAAAATTCGTGGAGCCACGATTGAGAAAAGTTTTACTGCGTCAACATTGACCCGCTCAACAGCTTCCGGCGGACAAAACTACATTGGTGGTTTTGTAGGCCAGCTGGACTCAATGCAAAGCAGCACCGTCCGTAATACAACATGGAATTCAGAAACAACGGGACTTACAGGTACTGGCTTCGGAAGCAATACTTCTGGAAATACGATCACTTCGGTAGTTGGAATCACCACAGTCCAAAACAAAACCTTCTCAACATTTGGCGGAACAACACTTCTCAGTAGTGCCTGGGACATCTACAACGGCTTCGAAAGTACGCCAGTCAAAATCTGGGGAATCTGTGGAGGATCAAGTTTCCCGTTCCTCCGGACAGCAACGATTACTAACCCTTGTCCCGTTGCAAGTGTCAATCTTTCCAGTGGAAATGTTCTTGCCGGTGGGACACTGACTCTTTCAGGAACTGGTTACCAATCAAACGAAAACATCAGAATTGAACTTCATTCGAATCCCGTCATCTTGGCAACAGTTCAAGCAAACGGTTCAGGCTCATTCAGTACATCGGTAGTTATTCCATCAAACACTTCAGCCGGATCGCACAACATTGTTGTGTATGCCCTGGGTAGTTCAACATCGACCACAACGATAATTGTTGTAGAAGCTGCTCTGGCAAATACCGGCTATGAGCAGATGCCTTTGATCCTGATTGCAACATTGCTATTGCTGTCTGGATCAGTGCTAGTGATGCGTCGAAAATCTATCTAA
- a CDS encoding cryptochrome/photolyase family protein, translated as MADQLGPHFDDGGEILLIEAKGVLARRPYHWAKAHLILSALRHRHAELGSRASYVTAEHYRDVLIPLQAQGIQLEMVNPTSWGSRALVAELGISTVPSRGFVSSEEFFGNWVADKKPGTLKLENFYRHWRDSTGILMEGPQPAGGQYNYDHDNRQPPPKGAMNLGLPAPWAPVEDEIDAQVRADLTAWSEAGEITLLGRDGPRRFAATRSEALEALAEFVETRLMDFGPFEDASLQGDDVMAHSMLSVPMNLGLLHPQEVIDACVAAYERGDAPLGSVEAIVRQIAGWRDWVWHLYWHLGEDYAESNNFLEANVDLPDQFWKLDGEGVDAACLKHVLTAVGDSGYAHHIQRLMILGNWSLQRGYNPQQLNNWFIDAFVDGTPWVMPANVIGMSQHADGGLVATKPYSSGGAYINSMSDFCKGCPFNPKIRLGEDACPFTAGYWAFLNRVEPKIRTNHRMAQPYAGMRKLVDLVAVVEQERSRVNW; from the coding sequence ATGGCTGACCAACTTGGTCCCCATTTCGATGACGGCGGAGAGATTCTCCTCATTGAGGCTAAAGGGGTGCTTGCCAGACGTCCCTACCACTGGGCTAAAGCCCATTTGATTCTCAGTGCACTGCGCCACCGTCACGCAGAGCTCGGTTCCCGTGCTAGCTATGTAACTGCAGAGCACTACCGAGATGTCTTGATTCCTCTCCAAGCTCAAGGCATTCAGTTAGAGATGGTGAACCCCACTAGCTGGGGGAGTCGGGCACTCGTTGCTGAGCTCGGGATATCAACTGTTCCAAGTCGAGGATTTGTGAGCAGTGAAGAATTCTTTGGCAACTGGGTTGCAGACAAAAAGCCTGGAACACTCAAGCTAGAGAACTTCTATCGCCACTGGCGAGATTCCACCGGAATATTGATGGAGGGCCCACAGCCTGCCGGTGGTCAATATAACTATGACCACGACAACAGGCAGCCACCACCCAAGGGTGCAATGAATCTTGGTCTGCCGGCGCCGTGGGCACCTGTTGAAGACGAGATTGATGCACAGGTTCGTGCTGATCTGACGGCGTGGAGTGAAGCTGGAGAGATCACTCTGCTGGGACGCGATGGTCCCAGGCGCTTCGCTGCCACGAGATCTGAGGCTCTTGAAGCTCTTGCTGAATTCGTCGAAACAAGGCTGATGGACTTCGGTCCCTTTGAAGATGCCAGCTTGCAGGGCGACGACGTGATGGCACATTCGATGCTGAGTGTTCCGATGAACCTTGGGTTATTGCACCCGCAAGAAGTCATTGATGCCTGTGTTGCAGCTTATGAACGTGGTGATGCCCCGCTTGGAAGTGTCGAAGCAATTGTTCGTCAGATTGCTGGATGGCGTGACTGGGTGTGGCATTTGTATTGGCACTTGGGTGAAGACTACGCCGAGAGCAACAACTTCCTCGAAGCCAACGTTGATCTGCCTGACCAGTTCTGGAAACTCGATGGTGAAGGCGTGGATGCGGCATGCCTGAAGCATGTGCTCACTGCTGTGGGGGACAGTGGTTATGCCCACCACATTCAACGCCTCATGATCTTGGGAAACTGGTCGCTTCAGCGAGGCTATAACCCTCAGCAACTCAACAACTGGTTCATTGATGCTTTCGTTGATGGGACACCTTGGGTAATGCCTGCCAATGTGATTGGGATGAGTCAACACGCAGATGGCGGACTCGTAGCCACAAAGCCCTATTCCTCAGGTGGTGCCTACATCAATTCGATGTCTGACTTCTGCAAAGGATGCCCCTTCAATCCCAAGATTCGACTGGGAGAGGATGCCTGCCCTTTTACGGCTGGGTATTGGGCTTTCTTGAACCGGGTTGAACCCAAGATTAGGACGAATCACCGCATGGCCCAGCCGTATGCGGGTATGCGGAAGTTGGTTGATTTAGTAGCAGTTGTTGAACAAGAACGTTCTCGCGTCAACTGGTAA